The Mucilaginibacter yixingensis genome window below encodes:
- a CDS encoding dipeptidase, which translates to MDHIKQFIDANKQRLLDELFELLRFPSVSADPKYKDDVLNTAQYVAKKLRECGADNVEVCPTAGYPIVYGEKLIDPAKPTVLVYGHYDVQPPDPLELWHTPPFEPTVRDGKIFARGACDDKGQFYMHVKAFELMMQTDTLPCNIKFMIEGEEEVGSNNLGIFVKANKERLKADVVLISDTSMISMETPSLETGLRGLSYIEVEVTGPNRDLHSGVYGGAVANPATILAKMIASLHDENNHIAIPGFYDDVINLTDAERKAINQAPYNEQEYKDDLGVNELWGEKGYSTIERTGTRPTLEVNGIWGGYIGEGAKTVLPSKANAKISMRLVPNQSSDKITELFTKHFESIAPPYIKVKITPHHGGEPVVTPTDSVAFRAAEKAITESFGKAPIPTRGGGSIPIVALFEAELGIKTVLMGFGLDSDNLHSPNEKYDIFNYYKGIETLPLFHKYFAELSAK; encoded by the coding sequence ATGGACCATATTAAGCAATTTATAGATGCCAATAAGCAGCGTTTGCTCGATGAGCTTTTTGAACTGCTACGTTTCCCATCGGTAAGCGCCGACCCGAAATATAAAGACGATGTACTCAACACCGCCCAATACGTGGCCAAAAAACTACGCGAATGCGGTGCCGATAATGTAGAGGTTTGTCCAACTGCAGGTTATCCAATAGTTTATGGCGAAAAGTTGATCGATCCGGCAAAACCTACCGTTTTGGTTTACGGTCACTATGATGTACAACCGCCAGATCCGCTGGAACTGTGGCACACCCCTCCTTTTGAACCAACTGTTCGCGATGGCAAAATTTTTGCCCGCGGCGCCTGCGATGATAAAGGTCAGTTCTATATGCACGTAAAAGCTTTTGAACTGATGATGCAGACCGACACCCTGCCCTGCAACATTAAATTTATGATTGAAGGCGAGGAAGAAGTAGGCTCAAACAACCTGGGCATTTTTGTAAAAGCCAATAAAGAACGGCTGAAAGCTGATGTAGTGCTGATTTCAGACACATCGATGATCAGCATGGAAACACCATCGTTGGAGACCGGTTTACGTGGCCTGTCATACATTGAAGTTGAAGTAACCGGTCCTAACCGCGATCTGCACTCTGGCGTATATGGCGGTGCGGTGGCTAACCCTGCTACTATCCTGGCCAAGATGATTGCATCGTTACATGATGAAAACAATCATATTGCCATCCCGGGCTTTTATGATGATGTAATTAACCTGACTGATGCTGAACGCAAAGCCATTAACCAGGCACCCTATAACGAGCAGGAATACAAAGACGACCTTGGCGTAAACGAACTTTGGGGCGAAAAAGGCTACAGCACCATTGAGCGTACCGGCACCCGCCCTACCCTTGAAGTAAACGGCATTTGGGGTGGTTACATCGGCGAAGGAGCCAAAACCGTGTTGCCGTCAAAAGCCAATGCCAAGATCTCTATGCGCTTGGTGCCTAACCAAAGTTCTGATAAGATTACCGAGCTGTTTACCAAACATTTTGAAAGCATTGCCCCACCATATATTAAAGTAAAAATAACCCCGCACCACGGCGGCGAACCGGTGGTAACGCCAACCGACAGTGTAGCTTTCCGCGCAGCCGAGAAAGCTATTACGGAGTCCTTCGGCAAGGCACCTATCCCAACCCGTGGTGGTGGCAGCATCCCTATTGTTGCATTATTTGAAGCCGAACTGGGCATTAAAACCGTACTGATGGGCTTTGGTTTGGATAGCGATAATCTGCACTCACCAAATGAGAAGTACGATATTTTCAATTACTATAAAGGCATTGAAACCCTGCCCCTGTTCCACAAGTATTTCGCGGAACTGAGCGCAAAGTAA
- a CDS encoding thioredoxin domain-containing protein, translating to MNRLANSSSPYLLQHANNPVDWYPWGPEALQKAKTENKLILVSIGYSACHWCHVMEHESFEDTSVAAVMNEYFVCIKVDREERPDIDQIYMSAVQLMTGRGGWPLNCICLPDQRPIYGGTYFRKNDWVSLLFNLADFYKNKPDEAEQYAERLTDGIKQYESISFVAEPKEYNQADLVAVVKNWEGYFDRVEGGVGNQPKFPMPNNWQFLLRYAHLMKDEAVAVMTELTLQKMAYGGIYDHIGGGFARYSVDNRWHIPHFEKMLYDNAQLISLYAEAYTWQPNQLYADVVDETIAFVQRELTSPEFGFYSALDADSEGVEGKFYSFTKEEIDDILDEDSMLFSIYYNATADGNWHEEETNVFFRAQTDEELAKQLGIHKEGLLEAVHRGKQKIFEARAKRIRPGLDYKILASWNGLMLRGLTDAYRAFDKPAYLELALKNAEFIKSELVTKDNKLIRTHKKITEGEPAETVAFLDDYANVIDGFISLYEVTFDIIWLNLAKSLAETAISDFHEEAKGLFYYTAAGDEALIARKAEIMDGVISASGSVMARNLKKLGLFYDDERYAGISAQLLRNVADMIPKYGSSYANWANLMLEEVFGIYEVAITGNDVSATRRQLEENYIPNKIILGGNTESLPLLQGRVGAEPRIFVCKDRTCGLPANSVAEALKQFEIKNNQ from the coding sequence ATGAATCGATTAGCCAATTCCTCATCCCCATACTTGTTGCAGCACGCCAATAATCCGGTAGACTGGTACCCGTGGGGCCCCGAAGCGTTACAAAAAGCAAAAACAGAAAATAAGCTGATACTGGTAAGTATAGGTTACTCTGCTTGCCACTGGTGCCATGTTATGGAACATGAAAGTTTTGAAGACACCAGCGTTGCCGCCGTAATGAACGAATATTTTGTTTGTATCAAAGTTGACCGCGAAGAACGCCCGGACATTGATCAGATCTATATGAGCGCTGTGCAACTGATGACCGGCCGTGGTGGCTGGCCGCTCAACTGTATTTGTCTGCCAGATCAGCGACCAATTTACGGAGGGACCTATTTTCGCAAGAATGACTGGGTCAGCTTGCTTTTTAACCTGGCCGATTTTTACAAGAATAAGCCAGACGAAGCCGAGCAGTATGCCGAGCGACTGACTGATGGTATTAAGCAATATGAGTCTATCAGTTTTGTAGCCGAACCAAAGGAGTATAACCAGGCCGATCTGGTTGCCGTTGTCAAAAACTGGGAAGGTTATTTTGACAGGGTTGAGGGCGGCGTAGGCAATCAGCCTAAATTCCCGATGCCTAATAACTGGCAGTTTCTGCTGCGTTATGCTCATTTGATGAAGGACGAGGCCGTTGCAGTGATGACCGAACTCACTCTGCAAAAAATGGCGTATGGTGGCATTTATGATCATATTGGTGGCGGCTTTGCCCGTTATTCGGTAGATAATCGCTGGCATATTCCACATTTTGAAAAAATGCTGTATGATAATGCCCAATTGATAAGCCTGTATGCCGAGGCTTATACCTGGCAACCCAATCAACTATATGCTGATGTGGTTGATGAAACCATTGCCTTTGTACAGCGCGAACTAACCTCGCCTGAGTTTGGGTTTTACTCTGCACTGGATGCTGATAGCGAAGGAGTAGAAGGTAAATTCTACAGCTTCACCAAAGAAGAAATAGATGATATTTTAGATGAGGACTCCATGCTGTTCAGCATCTATTATAATGCTACCGCCGACGGTAACTGGCACGAGGAAGAAACCAACGTGTTTTTTAGAGCGCAGACCGATGAAGAGCTGGCAAAACAGTTGGGCATCCATAAAGAGGGACTGCTGGAAGCCGTGCATCGTGGCAAACAAAAAATATTTGAAGCCCGCGCCAAACGGATCCGCCCGGGGCTTGATTATAAAATTCTGGCCTCGTGGAATGGCCTGATGCTGCGCGGTTTAACAGATGCTTACCGTGCTTTTGATAAACCTGCTTATTTAGAACTGGCGTTGAAGAACGCCGAGTTTATTAAATCAGAACTTGTTACGAAGGACAATAAGCTTATTCGCACCCATAAAAAGATAACAGAAGGCGAGCCCGCAGAAACGGTTGCTTTTTTAGACGATTACGCAAACGTGATAGACGGTTTTATTAGTCTTTACGAGGTAACCTTTGATATAATCTGGCTCAATCTGGCCAAATCACTTGCCGAAACCGCCATTAGTGACTTCCACGAGGAGGCCAAAGGCTTGTTCTATTATACCGCCGCCGGCGATGAAGCACTAATTGCCCGTAAAGCTGAGATTATGGACGGCGTGATTTCGGCATCTGGCTCGGTAATGGCACGTAACTTAAAAAAATTAGGCCTGTTTTATGATGATGAGCGTTATGCCGGTATCTCGGCGCAACTGTTGCGCAACGTGGCCGATATGATACCTAAATATGGTTCGTCTTACGCTAACTGGGCTAATTTGATGCTGGAAGAAGTGTTTGGTATTTATGAGGTGGCCATTACGGGTAATGACGTATCGGCCACGCGCCGTCAGTTGGAAGAAAATTATATTCCTAATAAAATTATACTTGGCGGTAACACGGAAAGTTTACCTTTGCTGCAAGGCAGGGTAGGCGCAGAGCCGCGCATCTTTGTTTGTAAAGACCGCACCTGTGGCTTGCCGGCCAATAGTGTGGCCGAAGCCTTAAAACAATTTGAAATCAAGAATAATCAATAA
- a CDS encoding M1 family metallopeptidase, whose product MDIYKLTKLLGGCLLLLLATNIQAQSTSADSSKYDHQDIFGPVTWPITGSEVRSANGAPGSKYWQNRADYEIHATLNELAKDTTISGEVIVSYTNNSPDQLDYLWMQLDQNLFKPDSRGAATTPVTGDRFDVKGFSRGGYHIHSVSVTYKGQTYNVEPVITDARMQVRLKTPMGAKGDKIQVKINYDFSIPFYGADRMGRKKFKQGYVYEIAQWYPRMCVYDDIEGWNTLPYMGLGEFYCDYGDYDYTITAPANMIVVGSGDLLNGDQTLTATQQSRLAQARTSDKTVMIVKPEEVGKTATRPGKGTLNWHFKMQNSRDVAWAASTAFIWDAAKVELPSGRKAIAMSAYPVESSGNDRWSRSTEYLKNSIEIYSKEYFEYPWTSAVNVSGVALGMEYPGIIFCLSDMQNARLWNDVTHEIGHNWFPMIVGSNERKYMWQDEGFNTFINQYSTKMFNHGEYDDSTERAAPGLAKSMQRMHDPLMTAPESMNLNDYGFYYTKTNLGLNMLRNVVLGPKRFDYAFNEYIKHWALKHPTPYDFFRSMNDAAGEDLNWFFKPWFFTTWRLDQAVESVTFEQGKGSLITLVNKEKMAMPVDMKITTANGKTELMHLPVNIWQRGGTWTLRYPSNSEITSIELDPDKQLPDEDRVNNSWRK is encoded by the coding sequence ATGGATATATACAAATTAACCAAACTATTGGGTGGTTGTTTATTGCTATTGCTGGCAACAAATATACAAGCTCAATCCACATCTGCCGACTCATCCAAATACGATCATCAAGATATCTTCGGCCCTGTTACCTGGCCCATTACCGGCTCTGAAGTACGCTCGGCCAACGGTGCTCCAGGTTCTAAATATTGGCAAAACCGCGCTGATTACGAAATTCATGCAACCCTTAATGAACTGGCTAAAGATACTACCATCAGCGGCGAGGTGATTGTTAGTTATACCAACAACAGTCCAGACCAACTCGATTACCTCTGGATGCAGCTGGATCAAAATCTTTTTAAGCCAGATTCGCGCGGTGCTGCTACCACCCCCGTTACCGGCGACCGGTTCGACGTAAAGGGCTTTAGCAGAGGCGGCTACCACATCCACAGCGTAAGCGTTACTTATAAAGGCCAAACGTATAACGTTGAGCCCGTAATTACCGACGCCCGCATGCAAGTGCGCTTAAAAACACCAATGGGCGCAAAAGGCGATAAGATACAAGTAAAAATAAACTACGATTTCTCTATCCCTTTTTATGGCGCCGACCGGATGGGCCGCAAAAAGTTTAAACAAGGTTACGTTTATGAGATTGCACAATGGTATCCCCGCATGTGCGTTTATGACGATATTGAAGGTTGGAACACACTGCCTTACATGGGCTTAGGCGAGTTTTATTGCGATTACGGCGATTACGATTATACCATTACCGCACCCGCCAATATGATTGTAGTGGGCTCTGGCGATTTACTGAACGGCGATCAAACCCTTACCGCCACCCAGCAAAGCCGTCTGGCACAGGCCCGCACCAGCGATAAAACGGTGATGATTGTAAAGCCCGAAGAGGTTGGCAAAACAGCCACTCGCCCGGGCAAAGGCACATTGAACTGGCACTTCAAAATGCAAAACAGCCGCGATGTGGCCTGGGCTGCCTCAACTGCATTTATTTGGGATGCGGCTAAGGTTGAACTGCCATCGGGCCGTAAAGCTATAGCGATGTCGGCTTACCCGGTTGAAAGCTCGGGTAACGACCGTTGGAGCCGCTCTACCGAGTATCTGAAAAACTCTATTGAAATTTACTCTAAAGAATATTTTGAATATCCATGGACATCGGCCGTAAACGTGTCTGGCGTGGCATTGGGTATGGAGTATCCGGGTATTATTTTCTGTTTGAGCGATATGCAGAATGCCCGCTTGTGGAACGATGTAACGCATGAGATTGGCCACAACTGGTTCCCGATGATTGTTGGTTCAAACGAACGTAAATACATGTGGCAGGACGAAGGCTTTAATACTTTCATCAATCAGTACTCTACCAAAATGTTTAATCATGGCGAGTATGATGACAGCACTGAACGCGCAGCACCTGGACTGGCCAAATCAATGCAACGTATGCATGATCCGTTAATGACAGCGCCCGAAAGCATGAACCTGAACGATTACGGTTTTTATTATACTAAAACCAACTTAGGTTTAAATATGCTGCGCAATGTAGTGCTGGGCCCAAAGCGTTTTGATTATGCTTTTAACGAGTACATTAAACACTGGGCGCTGAAACACCCTACGCCTTATGACTTTTTCCGCTCTATGAATGATGCCGCCGGCGAAGACCTGAACTGGTTTTTCAAACCGTGGTTCTTTACCACCTGGAGGCTGGATCAGGCAGTAGAATCGGTAACGTTTGAACAAGGAAAAGGCTCGTTGATTACGCTGGTTAACAAAGAAAAGATGGCCATGCCGGTTGATATGAAAATAACTACAGCTAATGGCAAAACAGAACTGATGCACCTGCCGGTAAACATCTGGCAACGCGGCGGCACCTGGACACTACGCTATCCATCAAACTCAGAGATCACCTCCATTGAACTTGACCCGGATAAGCAACTGCCGGACGAAGATCGTGTTAATAATAGTTGGAGGAAGTAG
- a CDS encoding GDSL-type esterase/lipase family protein, giving the protein MVICLTSWAQTPSCSAASKFYSKDSINVTAFGASTVAGIGGFSFEGFLQQNIENCYTGKTVTVTNNGVPGETTTQGLVRFPAAIQGRTGFLLILMGANDAQAIVNKKMKLSETERNMRYYIEEGMKHNLIPILGTIQFYNDKDSQFFRDCNLWVKQINSLYKRLALEYHIYLADINLALGRNFALYQDLVHPNEQGFRLVSFVWFDAINRAIEDKLLVVGVNQNYPNPVSADGKTRIGYSLSQASHVQMKLYSMLGAQVMQLADEYQGAGYHEVQANLTNLKAGVYVYVLRVGGQQFSKKMLVVK; this is encoded by the coding sequence ATGGTTATCTGCCTGACTTCCTGGGCTCAAACGCCTTCATGTAGCGCTGCGTCTAAGTTTTACAGTAAAGATAGTATCAACGTAACTGCCTTTGGCGCCAGCACTGTAGCCGGTATAGGTGGCTTTTCTTTTGAAGGATTTTTACAGCAGAATATAGAGAATTGCTATACAGGTAAAACTGTAACAGTAACAAATAATGGTGTTCCAGGCGAAACCACTACGCAGGGCTTAGTTCGTTTTCCGGCTGCAATACAAGGCCGTACCGGTTTTTTATTGATATTGATGGGCGCTAATGATGCCCAGGCAATTGTAAATAAGAAAATGAAGCTCAGTGAGACCGAACGTAATATGCGGTACTATATTGAGGAGGGAATGAAGCACAATTTGATACCTATTTTGGGTACCATACAGTTTTATAACGATAAGGATAGTCAGTTTTTTCGCGATTGCAATTTGTGGGTGAAACAAATTAATTCGCTTTATAAGCGTTTGGCCCTGGAGTATCATATTTACCTGGCCGATATTAATTTGGCGTTGGGTAGAAATTTTGCGCTTTATCAGGATCTTGTGCACCCCAATGAGCAAGGTTTTAGATTAGTTAGCTTTGTTTGGTTTGACGCAATAAACAGAGCTATTGAGGATAAACTCCTGGTTGTTGGCGTTAATCAAAATTATCCTAATCCAGTATCGGCAGATGGCAAAACACGTATTGGTTACAGTTTATCGCAAGCCAGCCATGTGCAGATGAAGCTTTATAGTATGTTAGGCGCTCAGGTAATGCAGTTAGCAGATGAATACCAGGGAGCCGGTTATCATGAAGTTCAGGCTAATTTAACCAACCTTAAGGCCGGTGTATATGTGTATGTTTTGCGGGTTGGCGGTCAGCAGTTTAGTAAAAAAATGCTGGTGGTAAAATAA
- a CDS encoding DUF4290 domain-containing protein, which produces MAQNIKPGEFDYNSTRKKLLLSEYGRNVQNMVKYIVELPTKEERNRYAQVVIELMGFLNPHLRDVADFKHKLWDHLHIISDFKIDVDSPYPVPSPEAIHIKPEVLRYPHQRMRYRHYGKTIELMMEKAKSIDEPARKQHMVQAIANFMKMAYVQWNKDSVADESILADLREMSKGELQLEDNVNLNRVDLRTVNPNPARNKNNNQNNKGGQNNQNRNNNNNRNNNNNQNRSRNNNNNGRKY; this is translated from the coding sequence ATGGCTCAAAATATTAAGCCTGGAGAGTTTGATTACAACTCTACCAGAAAAAAACTGTTATTATCTGAGTATGGCCGCAATGTACAAAACATGGTAAAGTACATTGTAGAACTGCCTACCAAAGAAGAACGTAACCGCTACGCACAAGTGGTGATAGAACTGATGGGCTTTTTGAACCCACACCTGCGTGATGTGGCCGACTTTAAACACAAACTGTGGGATCACCTGCACATCATCTCTGATTTTAAGATAGATGTAGACTCTCCATACCCGGTGCCATCGCCAGAGGCTATTCATATTAAGCCAGAAGTGCTGCGTTATCCGCATCAGCGTATGCGCTACCGTCATTACGGTAAAACTATTGAGCTGATGATGGAGAAAGCCAAAAGTATTGACGAGCCCGCCCGTAAGCAACACATGGTGCAAGCTATTGCCAATTTTATGAAGATGGCCTACGTGCAATGGAACAAAGACTCTGTTGCTGACGAAAGCATCCTGGCTGATTTACGTGAAATGTCTAAAGGCGAACTGCAACTGGAAGATAACGTGAATCTGAACCGTGTTGACCTGCGCACCGTTAACCCTAACCCGGCACGTAACAAAAACAACAACCAGAACAATAAAGGCGGCCAGAACAATCAAAACCGTAACAATAACAACAACCGTAACAATAACAACAACCAGAACCGTAGCCGTAATAATAACAACAACGGCAGAAAGTATTAA
- a CDS encoding ATP-dependent helicase — MDYLQGLNPEQKAAVTQLKGPVMIIAGAGSGKTRVITYRVAHLVRSGVDSFNILVLTFTNKAAKEMRERITHVVGGEAKNIWMGTFHSVFAKILRVEADKLGYPNNFTIYDTDDSKSVLRAILKEMALDEKLYSANFVYNRISAAKNNLIGWQEYQQNEQIQADDFSSGRGHLGKIYETYAVRCFKAGAMDFDDLLFKTNELLKRYPDVLNKYQQKFKYIMVDEYQDTNFSQYLIVKKLAAVTENICVVGDDAQSIYAFRGANIQNILNFEKDYPDVKVFKLEQNYRSTQNIVNIANSIIANNKEQLKKNVFSENEQGDKIKVMRAFSDNEEGKQVAEAIMYERTSKGLKWNDFAILYRTNAQSRAMEEALRKLNTPYKIYGGLSFYQRKEIKDLIAYFRLTFNPNDEVSMKRVINYPRRGIGDTTVDKIIVSADQHNITQWEVISNPQMYLDGRSSASVYGFATMIQSFQVITKNQSAYDAALHIAQHSGVLKDLYEDKSVEGLNRYENIQELLNGIKEFSEREDIEEKGLDIFMQDVALLTNDDNDKDPNADTVSLMTIHSSKGLEFPNVHVVGLEENLFPSQMSLNSRSDLEEERRLFYVAVTRAKTKLTISYATSRFKFGTLINCEPSRFLDEIDARYLELDYSARPQGGSSSSAFSDERQAWSTRGSDAFSKPKAATPSAPPKTTSILAKAHVPTPGFAPSDTAGLQTGMEVEHERFGFGKVISLEGNKPDIKATIFFKEIGQKQLLLKFAKLRIVN; from the coding sequence TTGGACTACCTACAGGGACTAAACCCCGAACAGAAAGCTGCAGTAACACAATTAAAAGGCCCGGTAATGATTATAGCCGGTGCAGGATCTGGTAAAACGCGTGTAATTACCTATCGCGTGGCGCACCTGGTGCGTAGCGGCGTTGATTCATTTAATATCCTGGTGTTAACGTTTACCAACAAGGCCGCCAAAGAAATGCGCGAGCGTATTACCCATGTAGTGGGTGGCGAGGCCAAAAATATCTGGATGGGTACCTTCCACTCGGTGTTTGCCAAAATTCTGCGTGTAGAGGCCGACAAACTGGGCTATCCCAACAACTTCACTATTTACGATACCGACGACAGCAAGAGCGTTCTGCGTGCCATTCTCAAAGAAATGGCGCTGGACGAAAAGCTATATAGTGCCAACTTTGTTTATAACCGCATCTCCGCAGCCAAGAACAACCTGATTGGCTGGCAGGAATATCAGCAGAACGAACAGATTCAGGCTGATGACTTTTCAAGCGGTCGCGGGCATTTGGGTAAAATCTATGAAACCTATGCCGTGCGTTGCTTTAAAGCAGGTGCAATGGATTTTGACGACTTGCTTTTCAAAACCAATGAGTTGCTTAAACGCTACCCTGACGTACTGAACAAATACCAGCAGAAGTTTAAATACATCATGGTGGATGAGTATCAAGATACCAACTTCTCTCAATACCTGATTGTCAAAAAACTGGCTGCCGTTACAGAAAATATTTGTGTGGTGGGTGATGATGCCCAGAGTATCTACGCCTTCCGTGGAGCCAACATCCAGAACATTCTTAATTTTGAGAAAGATTATCCGGATGTAAAGGTCTTCAAACTGGAGCAGAACTATCGTTCTACCCAAAACATCGTTAACATTGCCAATAGCATTATTGCCAACAACAAAGAACAGCTGAAGAAAAACGTTTTCAGCGAGAATGAGCAAGGCGATAAAATAAAAGTAATGCGCGCCTTTAGCGATAACGAAGAAGGCAAGCAGGTGGCAGAAGCCATTATGTATGAGCGTACCAGCAAGGGCTTGAAGTGGAATGATTTTGCCATTCTGTACCGAACCAACGCGCAATCGCGCGCGATGGAGGAAGCCCTGCGCAAACTGAACACGCCATATAAAATCTACGGTGGCCTCTCCTTCTATCAGCGTAAAGAGATTAAAGACTTGATTGCCTATTTCCGCCTCACTTTCAACCCGAATGATGAGGTATCGATGAAACGTGTGATTAATTATCCGCGCCGCGGCATTGGCGATACTACCGTAGATAAGATCATCGTTTCGGCCGATCAGCATAACATTACCCAATGGGAGGTGATCAGTAATCCGCAAATGTATCTGGACGGACGCAGCTCGGCTTCAGTTTACGGCTTTGCCACCATGATTCAAAGCTTTCAAGTCATCACCAAAAATCAATCAGCTTATGATGCCGCTTTGCATATTGCGCAGCACTCTGGTGTGTTGAAAGACCTGTATGAGGATAAATCTGTAGAAGGATTGAACCGTTACGAGAACATACAGGAGTTACTAAACGGTATCAAAGAATTCTCTGAGCGTGAAGACATCGAGGAAAAAGGCCTGGATATTTTCATGCAGGATGTAGCCCTGCTAACCAACGACGATAACGATAAAGACCCCAACGCCGATACCGTATCGCTCATGACCATCCATTCCTCTAAAGGATTGGAGTTCCCTAATGTACATGTAGTAGGCTTGGAAGAAAACCTGTTCCCGTCGCAAATGTCGCTTAACTCACGTAGCGATCTGGAAGAAGAACGCCGCCTGTTTTACGTGGCAGTTACAAGGGCAAAAACCAAGTTAACCATCAGTTATGCCACATCTCGCTTTAAATTTGGCACGCTGATTAACTGTGAGCCCAGTCGTTTTCTGGATGAAATTGATGCACGTTACCTGGAGTTAGATTACTCTGCGCGCCCGCAAGGCGGCTCATCGTCATCAGCATTTTCAGACGAGCGCCAGGCCTGGAGCACCCGCGGCAGCGATGCTTTTTCAAAGCCAAAGGCAGCAACACCATCGGCACCGCCAAAAACAACCTCTATATTAGCTAAGGCGCACGTACCTACGCCAGGTTTTGCCCCTTCTGATACCGCTGGCTTACAAACCGGGATGGAAGTAGAGCATGAACGCTTTGGTTTTGGCAAGGTAATTAGCCTGGAAGGCAACAAGCCCGATATTAAAGCCACCATCTTTTTTAAAGAGATTGGACAGAAACAACTGCTGCTCAAATTTGCTAAATTGCGTATTGTCAATTAA
- a CDS encoding SHOCT domain-containing protein has product MALGTTEIIFLLSSFLITVVIPSIWGYKVGAQRSIGAIVGLLLGFFLSYIGIIIVYLMPSKLNSAADELQKYKQLLDSGAITEQEYQDQKTRILG; this is encoded by the coding sequence ATGGCTTTAGGCACTACGGAAATTATTTTTCTGCTTTCAAGTTTCCTCATTACAGTTGTTATACCTTCTATATGGGGCTACAAGGTTGGCGCGCAACGTAGCATTGGGGCTATTGTTGGCTTATTGCTGGGTTTCTTTTTAAGTTATATAGGTATTATCATTGTTTATCTAATGCCCTCAAAACTCAACTCTGCTGCAGACGAATTGCAGAAATACAAACAACTGCTAGACAGCGGCGCTATTACCGAGCAAGAATATCAGGACCAGAAAACACGAATATTAGGCTGA
- a CDS encoding TMEM175 family protein, which produces MSTKEKNLELERLVFFSDAIVAIAITILVFGVKLDIPAGNALTYHDLLRAWPSFLAFFLSFFIIALFWMIHHRFFCHIRDINEVLLWNNIAWLLFVALLPFSTTLIAMHFQNKPAMVVYCGNVFMITIFQNNIWDYASKNGRFLKTDVDERIILFYRRSCNVAMINSVISLVLAFFFPLAAFINLVARIPSVVLARRIFKLMKLREVKERKLSNQR; this is translated from the coding sequence ATGTCAACCAAAGAAAAAAATTTAGAGCTCGAACGCCTTGTTTTCTTTAGCGATGCTATTGTGGCTATAGCTATCACCATCCTGGTGTTTGGTGTCAAACTAGATATCCCGGCGGGCAACGCGCTTACCTATCACGACTTACTGCGGGCCTGGCCCAGTTTCCTGGCATTCTTTTTATCGTTCTTTATCATCGCCCTGTTCTGGATGATCCATCATCGGTTCTTCTGCCATATACGCGACATTAATGAGGTTTTGCTCTGGAATAACATAGCCTGGCTGCTGTTTGTAGCGTTGTTGCCATTCAGCACCACACTTATTGCCATGCATTTCCAAAACAAGCCAGCTATGGTGGTTTACTGCGGCAATGTTTTTATGATTACAATTTTCCAAAACAACATTTGGGATTATGCATCCAAAAATGGTCGCTTCCTAAAGACCGATGTTGATGAACGGATTATCTTATTCTACCGCCGCTCTTGCAATGTGGCCATGATCAATTCAGTTATCTCATTGGTGTTAGCTTTCTTTTTTCCATTAGCAGCTTTTATTAACCTGGTAGCCAGAATTCCATCGGTGGTATTGGCCAGGCGAATTTTTAAGCTGATGAAGTTGAGGGAAGTTAAGGAAAGAAAGCTATCCAACCAGCGTTGA
- a CDS encoding helix-turn-helix domain-containing protein, with protein MSSVKTQSNRAVGKSIRAVRHQYGWSQEDVAGKLGISIPAFSKIETGITDINLSRLQQVADIFNLSLVQLLTFEEGQDEYQSVHLNDAQRKLNDCESQIVELQRKVIGLYEELRGKSRVAV; from the coding sequence ATGAGCAGTGTAAAAACCCAATCAAACAGAGCGGTTGGCAAAAGCATCCGTGCAGTGCGCCACCAATATGGCTGGAGCCAGGAAGATGTAGCCGGCAAACTGGGTATTTCTATTCCAGCATTTTCTAAAATTGAAACCGGCATTACCGACATTAACTTATCGCGCCTGCAGCAGGTGGCAGATATTTTCAATTTGAGCCTTGTGCAGCTACTTACCTTTGAGGAGGGCCAGGACGAATATCAATCTGTACATCTTAACGATGCCCAACGCAAGCTAAATGATTGTGAAAGCCAGATTGTAGAGCTACAACGCAAGGTAATTGGCTTATATGAGGAATTACGTGGCAAATCGCGCGTAGCTGTTTAA